In Macrobrachium nipponense isolate FS-2020 chromosome 13, ASM1510439v2, whole genome shotgun sequence, the DNA window NNNNNNNNNNNNNNNNNNNNNNNNNNNNNNNNNNNNNNNNNNNNNNNNNNNNtttgatgtctaggccagtccctcacgacgctctgattggctgctgttgataatccaatcacaggCTGGGggcactctcagtctctctagagagttcacatgggtaggatctatgttccacctctcctgagagattctttttgaaagacgtgtccttcatgagaggtggaatatagatcctacccatgtgaatctctcgagagacagagtttccagccctgtgatgggcttatcaacagccaatcaggagcgtcgtaattggcctagatatcaaatgcacggcttgatgtgaatctactgtagtagtaGACGCGATGGAGAGGTGTAAGACGATAGGCTATAAAAGCGGATAGGTGATGGATCTGATCGAAAGTAAATCCGCGATAGAGGGGACAATAGACTGAAGCACCAGTGATCGAGAATGACGTTTGGGTTATAAGGAAGGAAATATGTATAGATGCTTAAAGAAAAGAAGTTATCGTACACTGAAGACGAGAAGTAAGGTGCAAACGACGTTGATGGGGTTTATGATTGAAAGTACAATCAGCAAAGCTGGGAAAATGATTACGAAATGGAAAGGGGTCAAAGACACTTAAACTAATGTcgacagtgcaccgcgtgagtgtGGCACTGGCTGCTCTACCCTCCCTACAAGGGAAATCATTTTTTAGAACGTTCACGAAAATCGAAAGATGAACATAATTTTGAAACGGGATCATAACGTAACAGTAAATTCATTACTTGTTTCCTAATCATTGTTTCATTTTTGCAAACATCCACCAACACTAATTCACCAACACTACCTCACCAACAACATTCATCAAAGCTAAAAGAGaatttatatgaattaatatGTGGAATCGCACCACTGTTTGTTTGGCGCGAGAAATACACCAATGAATTTTTACTTCTCTTTCTCTACGTCTCTCTGTCTCACTGTCTCAGAAAAGAGGctatggaactctctctctctctctctcctggagataaatgagcacacgatgtctcctcgcatcgattaacaaatctttgagacatcctgatccttgtaactccttgcgaccctctctctctctctctctctctctctctctctctctctctctccgtggggGGTTGGCAATGCTAACGAGATCGATCTCTCACACTTTTTGGAATTCCTACCAAGCTGTCTCTCAGTGCTGGCCATCTTTTCAGGGTACCATGTGCCAAGTgaatgtctcttctctctctctctctctctctctctctccatctctctctctctctctctctctctctctctatctcttttttttcccgATCCTGCGCCGAAAATCCGATAACGACTTTGCATCGGGAGTCAATTCCAGTTTATTTCGCATTCATACATCTTCCGCTGAAagcaaaaaaaagttaaaaagagaaagaagaagaagaagaatctgggGAAAGGGATTTGGCAAATAGCCGGGCAAAATGACgccgtttttcttcttcttctctctctctctctctctctctctctctctctctctctctcttttcggaaTTCTCTGCAAaagaggtttgagagagagagagagagagagtagaggagagagagagagagagagaggtctataaCTTGTAGAAtaagaaacaaattaattttgttgGTTGCTGACTCCATCGTAATTTTGCTGACATTTCTGCTTTTTGTTATTATCAGTTTGATTCCTACTCGGAAACGATTCGCAAACAACACGACAACCTCTCGAAAACGACCAGAGAGACATTGGACTTCAACATCACGAAATGAGATCCCTGATGATGCTGctatctcttcctcctcctcatccttctctccttcctcctcctcatccttctcttcctccttctcttcctcctactcctcctcctcctcctcctcctccttctcctcctcctcctctcacctgCAGCAATGCGAAACGATTTCTGATCTCTCGACGTTGcaatctcgagagagagagagagagagagatctttctctctcctctctctctctctctctctctctctctctctctctctctctgaatgaacagtaacacctgctcctagagatataagtgagcacacgatgtctcctcttaggatggactaacaagtccttGAGACGTCCtagtcctaatccttgtaactccttgtataaCTCTCTGAGTGAGACTTATAATACGAATGttttgctctctcctctctcgatctctctctctctctctctctctcgcgagaaACAGTGTGAGTGTTTATTGGTCGATGAAGACAGGAACTCGCCCGGGATAGGATGTCCCTCGTGTTGATGAAAAAAAGAACGTATaccttcggggagagagagagagagagagagagagagagagagagagagagctcccgaAGTTTGTCTGAATACTGATGGACCTTTGGTAGGAAAGTGAAGGCTGCTGGTTAGTGTTGTTTCAGGAATATTTGACCTGCATAGGTAAGCGTGTCATCGTGAAACCGCTGGTTAACGAAATGGTCCCGCATTATCGTGTTGCAAGATTTGATAGGTATCATGGTAGCATCTGCATTTCACTAATGAGGTAActctaggtgtgtgtgtgtgtgtgtgtaactaaacCTCACAGACGTTTTCACAAATGGAAATAATCTCAATTTTGCATACACGGAACCTTTCGTGTTAGTGAGCACTATCGTAATCGTGTGTAATTATCATCCGTTATTACAAATTCGCTGTTAAAATGAATGTATATTTACTCACGATAATATTCATAACTTCAACAAGCCGGAATGACCCCAATAAAACgagattttatataataaaacgaataaaatacaaaataagttatatggatttatttgtaattatatagatttattcataattatatagatttattcgtaattatatagatttatttgtaattcatgtcaaGAGCCAGTATCCAGCAACCAATTCTCTTGTTCCTCAGTCATCACGAAATTCTTTctaaaagaaacattaaatttcTGCTGAAACATTCAATCATTCAAACATTTTCTCTCCTGTATTTCGTCAGCCCCATTCGAGTCCAGGAATTTGATATCTTACAACATATCAGGAAACCTATCTTCCGTAAGACTTATTTTTGCAACTGTTAAACTGCAGATCCAGATCCTTGAGTGAAGTCTATCAGTTATTCGCCATTATTTCCACGTGAACGGAGAGAGAAACGAAACATCTAAGAAGGAATTATCtttagtaaacaagtaaaaaaaaattacgcaatcgagttttctagaTATCCTTGGCCCCATGAAAGTCTCAGCTACGAACCAGTGATGATCTGTCCTATAGCGCTgacagacgtacgatcatggctaaaactttaaccttaaaatgaaataagaaaaactagtAATGAGACCaggacggctgcaatttggttacGGTTTGATGCGTGGAGGGGTGGATGCTcaaacttaccaatttgcagaccctctagcctcagtagttttcaaggtctgagggcggaaagaaagagtgcggacggacggagggacggacaaagccatctgaATAGTAGTTTCCTTTTAACGGAAAACTCAGAAGACAAAACAAAAGGAGAATTCTCCTCTTGAAGAAGGTGCATCTCATAACGCTGACCACCAAAGCTCGCTGACGTGAAATCTGGTGGAATCAGCAGTGCAGGATAAAGACTCGATTTTGATatcgttgcaaaaaaaaaaaaggggcggggggttgggggcgttgttgggggggaaggggaataGAGACCAAAGATAGTGGTCGAGGATTTAAAATTTGTTACGGGAGACtttggaggaggagagagagagagagagagagagagagagagagagagagagagagagagagatcttttgacGGTCGACTTGATGATTGCGAGGAGGATAACATCAAATAGAAATGCTGGGATTTTTATATCGAAAGTTTGGAAGAGAATGAAGGAAAAATGGAAGACTGCAGAAcggaaaatatacaaaactaaGTAAATAAAGTGGAAAATGGTGGTGAGAAAATTGTAtagccaaatggaaatccaagtTCGGTGGTAGAAGTTGttcaaaagaaaacaagtaaaaatgaacAGATAAAATTGTAAGCGCTGACTACATCTTTGaatggagaatctctctctctctctctctctcatactggacTGGGTATTGACTGTTCGGTAATGATATGAAATGCTTTCAATctattttgttgctttttttcaGCTATACcgtatgaaacacacacacacacacacacacacacacatatatatatatatatatatatatatatatatataatatatattatataagtatattatatatatatactatatatatatatatatatatatatatagatatatatatctacatatatctgtatatatatagaaaataaatatatatatatatagatatatatatatatatatatataatatatatatatatataatatatatatatattatatatatcacgttccaaactttcgtgattcagttatacaccacacacacacacacacttaacatatatatatatatatatatatatatatatatatatatatatatatatatatattatatatataatatatatatatatatatatatatatactatatatatatatatatatatattatatatatatatatatatatatatatatatattaatacatatatgcctatacatattcacaaacatatatatttatttatatgtatatatagattttatacatacacacacacacacacacacacacacacacatatactatatatatatacacacacacacacacacacacacatatatatatatatatatatatatatatatatatatatatatatatagtacagagagagagagagagagagagagagagagagagaggagaaagaaaaaaaacagaaattgccCAGCTTGGTTCAAACAAGCAGGATTTAATCTTCATTTCTTATATCAGTTGACTGCCTGCCTATTGTTCTTGAAACAATACCAACATAGGTCTGTTCAAAGgtgatatgatagaaaacagTGCCCTACGGtgaccttataataataataataaaaaaaaaagctttttatgTCTCTATATTACCCACTAAAGCGATGGatgataataaaaacattcaTCAAAATTGTGATGCAAATATGTTTGACAAACTGGCGTGTTTAATATCCCATAAAATGCAGTTCCCATTTAAGTTAATATATCAATGTATCCGGCATCGGTTTGGTGGAGTTTCGAAAAAATacatgctagagagagagagagagagagcgagagagaggagagagagagagagagagagagcaaaagattTGTCTTTCAAGTTATtgtgctgatctctctctctctctctctctctctctctctctctccgaagtgcCATTTTGCCGGTCTCATTAATCAAACAGATATCACGAGTTTATACATGCtctggaaattgaaaaatatctagaagtgttcgtgaaactgtcgttgataagattagtgttgaaaaatagtaggataaagcgtctactaagttagtttatcaaaatgaaatactgtaaatcagatcaagatggcagtaagttccaactgtggtaagaaatggcgaaattcagtgtgtctagcagattcgcaatacgatgaggtagcaggaaggggagctgcatttctcatctatgagatcaacaaacagcctaatcaaaaagatacaaaagccattcattagacatattagaaggatatgatccttcaaacttgaaacaatcaacagaaaacatcttgaaaataattgaaagaagttccaaataaaatccaagtggtcaaaagactcataaagaaaatttacatcaatcaacatattccgacaaagaaaatgaataagttgaacattgtgaatatcctaattgatgcaataggaaaaaagaatgccaaaagcatgcaaactgtgtaaggtgtggtatagcatagttaatcctcaaaacctgatcagaaaatgttctgcatgcaacattccccaccgcatcctcaatgtgcttaagtaatgcaagatatgagtaaggataccagaatattttgctcaacatgtctatatcatggatagacaatgttattaaatcaagacttaatgtatacatagttgaggatgaagaagaagaggaagaggaagaggaagaggaaaacggaagagaagtaaacaaaactgaaatgcacagaaaaaaataaggaaaacaaagaagaagataaaaagtatggatgcagagatactcattgatattacatatgaggcaatcaagcagcatacatacgaaaaaaataaattacgactTGACGACACAatagaaaatcccgaagaggctctacccagatctgcacactgatgggaaaggaggaaaaaatggacaagaaagacaaagtctgcacccttttgaaagaggcaattgcagattcggagaaagatgttactacaaacatcccaaggtatgtcacaaactGAAATTTGATAGGTAAATGTgaatacctagacggctatgaggatgattgcagagatctacatccatatatatatatgtatatgtatatatatatatatatatatgtatatatatatatatatatatatatatatatatatataaatatatatatatataatatatatatatatatatatatatatatatatatatatatatttatatatatatatatatatatatatatatatatacaacacacactcacacacacacacacacacacacacacacacacacacacacatatatatatatatatatatatatatatagatatatatatatataaagataaatgccacgaaggaaaaaataaacgaaggagtctgcaagatcttttgacttaaaagtcctttactgagcagaatactgacaaaaatacgagaaaagacaatacaagaaggttcgtataactgacagatagagattataagggattagtacctagaatccgacacacctggaagataagaaaccttcccaaacaagcatacaaacaaagggtgcaattaaaggcttaagacaatcatcttagatacaatctccagacaattaaaggattataggtgacagctattcggaacctggtaaacaaaaccatattcacaaaacatgacagacatacattacaataaaatttaataactctaaggcaactgatttttatttaagtcagtaattatatctcaaagatataattactgacttaaataaaattcagttgacttagagttattaaatttttgtgAGTATCTGCTTcaataaaggacttttaagtcgaaagatcttgcagactccttctgtttatttttccttcgtggcatttatctttatttatggatttatcacgttcctaactttcgtgattcagttatacatacatacattatatatatatatatatatatatatatatatatatatatatatagatatatatatatattataaaacacatagagcaaaaggagaagaaagggagtgagaaacagaagaagaagaaagaaacaaagcaaacaaaatcCACCTTATTGTTCTCCCAGCTCCCTCATGGAAGTCGCACCTCTGGATGGAATTCATACTCTTAATTCAAGTCGTCTAAACCTTAATGGGTCATTTTCCCCCAAATCCCTCAGGGTGAGATAGAAGACGCCCTTGTGGAGGAGATTATTCGCTCCCTAAATTAAGGCCAAGTATGATCTACTGTTTGCCCACAGATGAAGCGAAGGGGGaaagagtatatatgtatataagttagTGAATGATATTTTAATTAGTGAGCGGAGAGCGCATGCAATGTCATCACGGAAGGGAAATAATTTATAGTTTTATCTTTCATCTTATAACTTGTTATTACTATAAGTAAGGAAATATTAATTAGGCTAATTCATTAAACTTCCTCTTCCCTGTAATGCTGTTAATTAAGTAGCATAAGTCAATCAATTTGTTCTAATAATATCTATTGTCATATGATAATTCCATATCTTCATGCTATTTGgaataagaaaagtaaaatgaaCTTATGTTCATGGACCTCATAAAATTCAATGGAACTTCATATACaatttaaaaatcttaaaaacaagTATTAAGTAGTCAATATGTTCTAGactgtatatttataaattctatatttgtatcaatagattttattattttattatttgtaaaaaccGAAAACTTTCAACCAAGACTTTTGAACATGTAAACGTTTTTCCTATCGAGTGTTTAAAGTATTATTTGAGAAGAAACAGGTgttcatatatttatgtttaaagcttttagttttttaataaactatacaatttatttatataaatgtgaatttatCTAATTAAAGACAAATATTTTGAATGACAATTAACTATAGAAGAAATTTAATTGTAGAGACAACAAACTTGAAAGATAATTCATTTGAAGAGAGAATTATCTGTAAAAACAATAATCTTGAAGGACAATTAAATTTAAAGACAATTAAATTTGAAGAAACTTAACTTTAAAGACAATTAACGGTAATGATTAACTAGAAagacaattaatttgaaaaacaACTAAATTCAGACAATTAACTTCAAGGACAATAAACATTAACTTTAAGGACCATTAACTTGGAAGGCAAATAACTGTAAAGACAATTGACTTTAAAGATAATAATCTTGAAAGACaattaatttgaaagaaaattaaatttaacgaCATTTAACTTTAAGGACAATTAACATGGAAGGCAAATAACCTGAAAGACAATTAACTTAAAAAGACAATTAACATAAAATACAAttaacttaaaagaaaattaactgtGAGGAGAATTAATCTATTTAGCATATTTTACACTGATTTAATTTCGTACAACTATGAGTTCatggtaaagaagaagaagaagaagaagaagaaaaagaaggaatataatTAAAGTAAACTTCAGACTTCGTATAAAACTTTAACTCGGTTTCTGTCTCTTTTTGACAGTTAT includes these proteins:
- the LOC135225558 gene encoding uncharacterized protein LOC135225558; amino-acid sequence: MTDYATTDNNKNNIITSYNPSNWTIQLRPKPKRWESRRHSADSLIPTRKRFANNTTTSRKRPERHWTSTSRNEIPDDAAISSSSSSFSPSSSSSFSSSFSSSYSSSSSSSSFSSSSSHLFNR